A part of Streptantibioticus cattleyicolor NRRL 8057 = DSM 46488 genomic DNA contains:
- a CDS encoding type I polyketide synthase, with amino-acid sequence MNQPLDDAPQDEAGTDIALVGMAGRFPGASGVRALWRNLTAGRDTITRFTEARLRAAGVPEDLLADPAYVRAGSVLTGIDRFDAGFFGYPPSEAAVLDPQQRLFLENAWYALEDAAVDPGRFDGSIGVVAGAALSSYLTNNLFTRPELADTFGEVQVGLANDKDSLATRVAYALDLTGPAFSVQSYCSTSLVAVCAACSALAGGEADLMLAGGVSVNVPHEVGYLHQEAGMTSPDGTCRAFDAAARGTPVGSGVGVVALRRLEDALADGDRIYAVIRGWAVGNDGADKAGFTAPGVRGQAGVMAEALAAAGLGPADVDYIEAHGTGTRLGDAVEIAAIQRVYDVPEVTGLGIGSVKTNLGHLDRAAGVTGLIKTALALHHERIPATLHHERANPQLAASGERITVVGEERPWPRGERPRRAGVSAFGIGGTNAHVIVEEAPRPRAAGPLPARRHQVMVWSARSEPAADAYTGRLRAALTAAPDDRTLADVAHTLQSGRALFGHRRATVVDSVADAGRALGDDRDHRVLGRAETRDDRPVGFLLAGVGEHYRGMAAEIHAEEPVFAEALDECGELFTAHLGRNPVQELLLGERESGGPDLARLMGRGGAPAPERAAEDATEIAQPAVFALDYALGRLLLSWGLRPRVLLGYSVGEFAAACLSGSLTPAEATGLVATRARLIARLPGGVMTAVGLSVGELTDKLGPLSAAGIDVAAVNGPRFTVLSGPADAVERTVSRLAALDVPCRELRTTHAFHSATLRPAAPELTAWARANLEPRPPRIPYLSNVTGKVITERQLADPAYWSDHMCSTVRFADMLGEVLTGEDLLIELGAGQSLGAMARNHPDCPRPQWPLLLPTLPAQGDPASGTAVLARTVAQAWLTGATVDWDAYRRDRDVRRTTAPDYPFQRQSYWIDADPARTAPVTTGGPAADTTGPELFAPAWSPAPLPAGGRLPDGPVWIAAEDGPAVTALTARLAADGRATTVTRPGEDYRALLEHAPAPGAVVHLAGSGDGAFDELRALTAALGDAGVTADVLVVTEDARAVLPGDRVVPERAAVFGPALVAPQEYDTLAVRTLDVSAPDPDALAGAVLAELAADVPDHVVALRDGVRLTQGYVPVTEAGTPEPVRLGPGDVCLVTGGLGPVGLLLAGHLGALGVHVVLAGRTGLPDEADWPALLADPATTTALRARIEGVRALRGRGVRVEVVAVDVTDTEALTTVLAGVRERHGRLDGVFHLAAVTDPRHFAALSDLGPEQRDAHLSAKAGGARALDAALAVHPARFCVFFSSMSSVLGGLAFAGYAAANAVLDAWANAPHDGPTRRLAVDWDTWATTAAAVGDQALGASLAQYSLTEREALDALDAVLARPLPRTLVCAGDLPARLARWVDRRRPAPAPAAGTTRFPRPELAQPYVPPKGDHERRLAELWGELLGLDRVGARDNFADLGGTSLMALQLVKRIRAAFGVAVSPVTLFEAPTVHAMARLLGQPSAEPATPPVPAPPRAAATDDDPIAVIGVAGRFPGAADTDAFWANLSGGVESVTRFTEEELLASGVPAERVHDPDYVPARPVLDDIRSFDAEFFGYSPRDAAITDPQHRLFLECCWEALERGGYGARDGRGRVGVFGGTNLSTYLMRHAATVTGAGEADVYSSVIGNDKDSLATGVSYKLGLTGPSLSVQTFCSTALVGVHLACQSLRAGECELALAGGVGIHVPDRVGHQYTPGGMESPDGKVRAFDARAGGTLFGDGAGVVLLKRLSAARADGDTVLAVIRGSAVNNDGALKVGYTAPSVVGQATVVAQAMAAAGVTAEDVSYVEAHGTATPLGDPIEIAALTKAFGPTERRGYCPIGSVKTNIGHLGAAAGATGLIKTVLSLRHRQIPPSLNYTEPSPDIDFAASPFFVNTELRPWQPPEGRPRIAGVNSLGMGGTNVHVVLQEAPEPPPAADDGPGPARRYEVLPVSARTEAAADQAVRNLREHLRRENGLRPRDVAFTLQAGRERFEHRRALVTDAPAALGAADDPVPGPLRRADTMVGRPVAFLFAGVGEQYPGMIADLYEREPVFRTVVDECAALLRDDPAAAALPLLTSARRPAGDGGLAALLGRAEPDADPAARELARTELAQPAMFVAQYALARLLMSWGLEPVTMAGYSLGEYVAACLAGVLTLPEALRLVAYRARLISRLPTGAMAAVPLTPAALTDRFGDPAAHGLDVAVLNGPEQTVLGGTPEAVEAWAARLTEAGVPVRRLATTHAFHTRMMAPAADELTAWVRANVRPRPPERAYLSDVTGGPATAELVTDPGYWARHLCSTVRFAEAVEALLADPDPALVELGPGQSLGAMVRAHPGCPRDRWPLIVPTLPAASDPRPGDAALADALARLWLAGADVDWAAHHADRAPRRIPLPTYPFQRRDHWLEAPAATPAVAAAGGDGDGDPRMPSLPRLPEEEWLHAPVWRRTATPGHPTPTARWLLFTDHGPADELAAPLARRLTEAGGSVVRVRPDADADGPRRVADDEYTVHPGDAAQLRELLRTLRGDGGLPERAVHLWTLSAPATGGLATALEHGNDTLIALATAANDVGLLKWSLDVVTTGTRPVTGTETVRPELATVSGPVRGIPLEYPGVVCRLIDVEPPAGDAGRLAGLIAAELGANGDEPVVALRNGRRWLPGYEPVPLAEGHPATPLREGGVYLVTGGLGGIGLAMAERLAAECRARLVLFGRTGLPPRELWPEILADPAAGDEVRRRLTGVLRLEERGAQVAVVTGDVADEADAHRAVRAGIERWGALHGVLHAAGLPGIGLMQFKTTGDMRKVMAPKIDGTLALEAALREVPLDFLCLFSSITSATGGGPGQVDYSAANAFLDAYACAADQGPGGRRTVAIGWGEWTWNAWEAGLAGYDAEVRAFFRENRARFGIGFDEGWRALLRALTQDEPYVVVNTQDFAQYVRISRDFTVDAVGGARVARLEGGRHPRPDLVTPYVLPAGPTQRAIAEVWSDLLGVENVGADDNFFDLGGSSLIGMEVMARVRRRLGVEDLAPHVLYEAPTVASLARFLAAAGAVADGEAQPAGTADGDDERARGEQRRRVLRRGRAREGERA; translated from the coding sequence ATGAACCAGCCCCTCGACGACGCCCCGCAGGACGAGGCCGGCACCGACATCGCCCTCGTCGGCATGGCCGGCCGCTTCCCCGGCGCCTCGGGCGTCCGTGCCCTGTGGCGCAACCTCACCGCCGGACGCGACACCATCACCCGCTTCACCGAGGCCCGACTACGCGCCGCAGGCGTCCCCGAGGACCTCCTGGCCGACCCCGCCTACGTACGCGCCGGCTCCGTGCTCACCGGCATCGACCGCTTCGACGCCGGCTTCTTCGGCTACCCGCCCTCCGAAGCCGCCGTGCTCGACCCGCAGCAACGCCTGTTCCTGGAGAACGCCTGGTACGCGCTGGAGGACGCGGCCGTCGACCCCGGCCGCTTCGACGGGAGCATCGGCGTGGTGGCCGGCGCCGCGCTCAGCTCCTACCTCACCAACAACCTGTTCACCCGCCCCGAACTGGCCGACACCTTCGGCGAGGTGCAGGTCGGCCTCGCCAACGACAAGGACTCGCTGGCCACCCGGGTCGCCTACGCCCTGGACCTGACCGGCCCCGCGTTCAGCGTGCAGAGCTACTGCTCGACCTCGCTGGTCGCCGTCTGCGCCGCGTGCTCCGCCCTGGCCGGCGGCGAGGCCGACCTGATGCTGGCCGGCGGGGTGTCGGTCAACGTCCCGCACGAGGTCGGCTACCTCCACCAGGAAGCCGGCATGACCTCGCCGGACGGCACCTGCCGGGCGTTCGACGCCGCCGCGCGGGGCACCCCGGTCGGCAGCGGTGTCGGCGTGGTCGCGCTGCGGCGGCTGGAGGACGCCCTCGCCGACGGCGACCGGATCTACGCCGTGATCCGCGGCTGGGCGGTCGGCAACGACGGCGCCGACAAGGCCGGCTTCACCGCACCCGGGGTACGCGGCCAGGCCGGCGTCATGGCCGAGGCGCTGGCCGCCGCCGGACTCGGCCCGGCCGACGTCGACTACATCGAGGCGCACGGCACCGGCACCCGGCTCGGCGACGCCGTCGAGATCGCCGCCATCCAGCGGGTCTACGACGTGCCCGAGGTGACCGGCCTCGGCATCGGCTCGGTCAAGACCAACCTCGGCCACCTCGACCGCGCCGCCGGGGTCACCGGACTGATCAAGACCGCCCTCGCCCTGCACCACGAACGCATCCCGGCCACCCTCCACCACGAACGGGCCAACCCCCAACTGGCCGCCTCCGGCGAGCGGATCACCGTGGTCGGCGAGGAACGCCCGTGGCCACGCGGCGAACGGCCACGCCGCGCCGGGGTCAGCGCCTTCGGCATCGGCGGCACCAACGCCCACGTGATCGTCGAGGAGGCACCACGGCCCCGCGCCGCCGGACCGCTCCCTGCGCGCCGCCACCAGGTCATGGTCTGGTCGGCGCGCTCCGAACCGGCCGCCGACGCCTACACCGGGCGCCTGCGCGCCGCCCTCACCGCCGCGCCCGACGACCGGACGCTCGCCGATGTGGCGCACACCCTCCAGTCCGGCCGGGCCCTCTTCGGCCACCGCCGGGCCACCGTGGTGGACTCCGTCGCCGACGCCGGACGCGCCCTCGGCGACGACCGCGACCACCGGGTGCTCGGCCGCGCCGAGACCCGCGACGACCGCCCCGTCGGCTTCCTGCTGGCCGGTGTCGGCGAGCACTACCGAGGGATGGCCGCCGAGATCCACGCCGAGGAACCCGTCTTCGCCGAGGCGCTCGACGAGTGCGGCGAGCTGTTCACCGCCCACCTCGGGCGGAACCCGGTCCAGGAACTCCTGCTCGGTGAGCGGGAGTCCGGCGGCCCCGACCTGGCCCGGCTGATGGGACGCGGCGGGGCGCCGGCGCCGGAACGCGCCGCCGAGGACGCCACCGAGATCGCGCAACCGGCCGTGTTCGCGCTCGACTACGCCCTCGGCCGGCTGCTGCTGTCCTGGGGGCTGCGGCCACGCGTCCTGCTCGGCTACAGCGTCGGCGAGTTCGCCGCCGCCTGCCTGTCCGGCAGCCTCACCCCGGCCGAGGCCACCGGCCTGGTCGCCACCCGCGCGCGGCTCATCGCCCGGCTGCCCGGCGGCGTGATGACCGCCGTTGGCCTGTCCGTCGGCGAACTCACCGACAAACTGGGCCCGTTGAGCGCCGCCGGGATCGACGTCGCCGCCGTCAACGGACCCCGCTTCACCGTCCTGTCCGGACCGGCCGACGCCGTCGAGCGGACCGTCTCCCGGCTGGCCGCCCTCGACGTGCCCTGCCGGGAGCTGCGCACCACGCACGCCTTCCACTCCGCCACGCTGCGTCCGGCGGCGCCGGAACTGACCGCGTGGGCGCGGGCCAACCTGGAACCGCGCCCGCCCCGCATCCCGTACCTGTCGAACGTCACCGGCAAGGTGATCACCGAACGGCAGCTCGCCGACCCGGCGTACTGGAGCGACCACATGTGCTCCACCGTGCGCTTCGCCGACATGCTCGGCGAGGTGCTCACCGGCGAGGACCTGCTGATCGAACTGGGCGCCGGACAGTCACTGGGCGCGATGGCGCGCAACCACCCGGACTGCCCGCGCCCGCAATGGCCGCTCCTGCTGCCGACGCTGCCCGCGCAGGGCGACCCGGCGAGCGGCACCGCCGTACTCGCCCGCACCGTCGCCCAGGCGTGGCTGACCGGCGCCACCGTCGACTGGGACGCCTATCGGCGCGACCGCGACGTGCGGCGCACCACGGCGCCGGACTACCCGTTCCAACGGCAGAGCTACTGGATCGACGCCGACCCCGCCCGTACCGCCCCCGTCACCACCGGGGGCCCGGCCGCCGACACCACGGGCCCGGAGCTGTTCGCCCCCGCCTGGAGCCCCGCCCCGCTGCCGGCCGGCGGACGCCTCCCCGACGGGCCGGTGTGGATCGCCGCCGAGGACGGACCGGCCGTCACGGCGCTCACCGCCCGGCTGGCCGCCGACGGCCGCGCGACCACGGTCACCCGCCCCGGGGAGGACTACCGCGCGCTGCTCGAACACGCCCCGGCCCCGGGCGCGGTGGTGCACCTGGCCGGGAGCGGCGACGGCGCCTTCGACGAACTGCGCGCGCTGACCGCCGCGTTGGGCGACGCCGGGGTCACCGCCGACGTCCTCGTGGTGACCGAGGACGCCCGCGCCGTGCTCCCCGGCGACCGCGTCGTCCCCGAACGCGCGGCCGTCTTCGGCCCGGCGCTCGTCGCCCCCCAGGAGTACGACACGCTCGCGGTGCGCACCCTCGACGTCTCCGCCCCCGACCCGGACGCCCTGGCCGGCGCCGTCCTCGCCGAACTCGCCGCCGACGTGCCCGACCACGTGGTGGCGCTGCGCGACGGGGTACGCCTCACCCAGGGGTACGTCCCCGTCACCGAGGCCGGCACCCCCGAGCCCGTCCGCCTCGGCCCCGGTGACGTCTGCCTGGTCACCGGCGGCCTCGGCCCGGTCGGCCTGCTGCTCGCCGGACACCTCGGGGCGTTGGGCGTCCACGTGGTGCTCGCCGGCCGCACCGGCCTGCCCGACGAGGCCGACTGGCCCGCCCTGCTCGCCGACCCCGCCACCACCACCGCGCTGCGCGCCCGGATCGAAGGGGTACGGGCGCTGCGCGGACGCGGCGTCCGCGTGGAGGTCGTCGCCGTCGACGTGACCGACACCGAGGCGCTGACCACCGTGCTGGCCGGGGTACGGGAACGGCACGGCCGCCTCGACGGGGTGTTCCACCTGGCGGCCGTCACCGACCCGCGTCACTTCGCCGCCCTGTCCGACCTCGGCCCCGAGCAGCGGGACGCCCACCTGTCCGCCAAGGCCGGCGGTGCCCGCGCCCTCGACGCCGCGCTCGCCGTCCACCCGGCCCGGTTCTGCGTGTTCTTCTCCTCGATGTCGTCGGTCCTCGGCGGACTCGCCTTCGCCGGTTACGCGGCGGCCAACGCGGTGCTGGACGCCTGGGCCAACGCCCCGCACGACGGCCCCACCCGCCGGCTCGCCGTCGACTGGGACACCTGGGCGACGACCGCCGCCGCCGTGGGCGACCAGGCGCTCGGCGCGAGCCTGGCCCAGTACTCGCTCACCGAACGGGAAGCGCTCGACGCGCTCGACGCGGTGCTCGCCCGGCCGCTGCCACGCACCCTGGTCTGCGCCGGTGACCTGCCCGCCCGGCTGGCCCGCTGGGTCGACCGGCGCCGCCCGGCACCCGCCCCCGCGGCCGGCACCACCCGCTTCCCCCGCCCCGAACTGGCCCAGCCCTACGTACCTCCCAAGGGCGACCACGAACGGCGCCTGGCCGAGCTGTGGGGCGAACTCCTGGGCCTGGACCGGGTCGGCGCCCGCGACAACTTCGCCGACCTGGGCGGCACTTCACTGATGGCGCTCCAACTGGTCAAGCGTATCCGCGCCGCCTTCGGCGTGGCCGTCTCCCCGGTCACCCTCTTCGAAGCCCCCACCGTCCACGCCATGGCCCGCCTGCTCGGCCAACCGTCCGCCGAACCCGCCACCCCGCCCGTGCCGGCCCCGCCCCGCGCGGCGGCCACCGACGACGATCCGATCGCGGTCATCGGCGTGGCCGGACGCTTCCCCGGGGCGGCCGACACCGACGCGTTCTGGGCCAACCTCAGCGGCGGCGTGGAATCCGTCACCCGCTTCACCGAGGAGGAACTGCTCGCCTCCGGCGTCCCCGCGGAGCGCGTCCACGACCCCGACTACGTACCGGCCCGCCCGGTGCTCGACGACATCCGCTCCTTCGACGCCGAGTTCTTCGGCTACAGCCCCCGCGACGCGGCCATCACCGACCCCCAGCACCGGCTGTTCCTGGAGTGCTGCTGGGAGGCGCTGGAACGCGGCGGCTACGGCGCCCGCGACGGACGCGGCCGGGTCGGGGTCTTCGGCGGCACCAACCTCAGCACGTACCTGATGCGCCACGCCGCGACGGTGACCGGCGCCGGGGAGGCCGACGTCTACTCCTCGGTCATCGGCAACGACAAGGACTCGCTGGCCACCGGGGTGTCGTACAAGCTGGGCCTGACCGGGCCCAGCCTGTCGGTGCAGACGTTCTGCTCCACCGCCCTGGTCGGCGTCCACCTGGCCTGCCAGAGCCTGCGGGCGGGCGAGTGCGAGCTGGCCCTGGCCGGCGGCGTGGGCATCCACGTGCCGGACCGGGTCGGCCACCAGTACACGCCCGGCGGTATGGAGTCACCGGACGGCAAGGTCCGCGCCTTCGACGCCCGGGCCGGCGGCACGCTCTTCGGCGACGGCGCCGGAGTGGTGCTGCTCAAGCGGCTCTCCGCGGCCCGCGCCGACGGCGACACGGTGCTCGCGGTGATCCGCGGCTCGGCGGTCAACAACGACGGCGCCCTCAAGGTCGGCTACACCGCGCCGAGCGTCGTCGGCCAGGCCACCGTGGTCGCCCAGGCCATGGCGGCGGCCGGGGTCACCGCCGAGGACGTCTCATACGTCGAGGCGCACGGCACCGCCACCCCGCTCGGCGACCCCATCGAAATCGCCGCGCTGACCAAGGCGTTCGGCCCCACCGAACGCCGCGGGTACTGCCCGATCGGCTCGGTGAAGACCAACATCGGCCACCTGGGGGCCGCCGCCGGCGCCACCGGACTGATCAAGACCGTGCTCTCCCTGCGGCACCGGCAGATCCCGCCCAGCCTCAACTACACCGAACCCAGCCCCGACATCGACTTCGCCGCCTCCCCGTTCTTCGTCAACACCGAACTGCGGCCCTGGCAGCCGCCCGAAGGCCGACCGCGCATCGCCGGGGTCAACTCCCTCGGCATGGGCGGCACCAACGTGCACGTCGTCCTCCAGGAGGCCCCCGAACCGCCGCCCGCCGCCGACGACGGCCCAGGCCCCGCCCGGCGCTACGAGGTGCTGCCGGTCTCCGCACGCACCGAGGCCGCCGCCGACCAGGCCGTGCGCAACCTGCGCGAACACCTGCGCCGCGAGAACGGACTGAGGCCGCGCGACGTGGCGTTCACCCTCCAGGCCGGCCGCGAACGGTTCGAGCACCGCCGCGCCCTGGTCACCGACGCGCCCGCCGCGCTCGGCGCCGCCGACGACCCGGTGCCTGGCCCGCTGCGCCGCGCCGACACCATGGTCGGCCGCCCGGTGGCCTTCCTCTTCGCCGGCGTCGGAGAGCAGTACCCCGGCATGATCGCCGACCTGTACGAGCGCGAACCGGTCTTCCGAACCGTGGTCGACGAGTGCGCCGCGCTGCTGCGGGACGACCCGGCCGCCGCCGCGCTGCCCCTGCTCACCTCGGCCCGCCGGCCGGCCGGCGACGGAGGGCTCGCGGCCCTGCTCGGCCGCGCCGAACCGGACGCCGACCCCGCCGCGCGGGAACTCGCCCGTACCGAACTGGCCCAGCCGGCCATGTTCGTGGCCCAGTACGCGCTCGCCCGGCTGCTGATGTCGTGGGGGCTGGAACCGGTCACCATGGCCGGCTACAGCCTCGGCGAGTACGTGGCCGCCTGCCTGGCCGGGGTCCTCACGCTGCCGGAGGCGCTGCGGCTGGTCGCGTACCGGGCCCGGCTGATCTCCCGGCTGCCGACCGGGGCGATGGCCGCCGTGCCGCTGACCCCGGCCGCGCTGACGGACCGCTTCGGCGACCCGGCCGCGCACGGGCTCGACGTGGCCGTGCTCAACGGCCCCGAGCAGACCGTGCTCGGCGGTACGCCGGAAGCCGTCGAGGCGTGGGCGGCCCGGCTGACCGAGGCGGGCGTGCCGGTGCGCCGGCTGGCGACCACGCACGCGTTCCACACCCGCATGATGGCGCCGGCCGCGGACGAGCTGACCGCGTGGGTGCGGGCCAACGTCCGTCCGCGGCCACCCGAGCGCGCCTACCTCTCCGACGTCACCGGCGGCCCGGCCACCGCCGAGCTGGTCACCGACCCTGGCTACTGGGCGCGGCACCTGTGCTCCACCGTCCGGTTCGCCGAGGCCGTCGAGGCGCTGCTCGCCGACCCGGACCCGGCGCTGGTCGAGCTGGGCCCCGGGCAGTCGCTCGGCGCCATGGTCCGCGCCCACCCCGGCTGCCCCCGGGACCGCTGGCCGCTGATCGTGCCGACGCTGCCCGCGGCGTCCGACCCCCGCCCCGGCGACGCCGCGCTGGCCGACGCGCTGGCCCGGCTGTGGCTGGCCGGCGCCGACGTCGACTGGGCCGCCCACCACGCCGACCGCGCGCCACGCCGGATCCCGCTGCCCACCTACCCGTTCCAGCGCCGCGACCACTGGCTGGAGGCACCCGCCGCCACCCCAGCCGTCGCGGCGGCCGGCGGCGACGGCGACGGCGACCCGCGCATGCCGTCGCTGCCGAGGCTGCCCGAGGAGGAATGGCTGCACGCGCCGGTCTGGCGGCGCACCGCCACCCCCGGCCACCCCACCCCGACGGCCCGCTGGCTGCTCTTCACCGACCACGGCCCCGCCGACGAACTGGCCGCGCCACTGGCCCGCCGGCTTACCGAGGCGGGCGGCAGCGTCGTACGCGTCCGCCCCGACGCCGACGCCGACGGACCACGACGCGTCGCAGACGACGAGTACACCGTGCACCCCGGCGACGCCGCCCAACTGCGCGAACTGCTGCGGACGTTGCGCGGCGACGGCGGCCTGCCGGAGCGGGCCGTGCACCTGTGGACGCTGTCGGCACCGGCCACCGGCGGCCTGGCCACCGCCCTGGAACACGGCAACGACACCCTGATCGCGCTGGCCACCGCCGCCAACGACGTCGGCCTGCTCAAGTGGTCGCTGGACGTGGTCACCACCGGCACCCGGCCGGTCACCGGCACCGAGACCGTCCGCCCCGAACTGGCCACCGTCTCCGGACCGGTACGCGGCATCCCGCTGGAATACCCGGGCGTGGTCTGCCGGCTCATCGACGTCGAACCCCCCGCCGGGGACGCCGGGCGGCTGGCCGGGCTGATCGCCGCCGAACTGGGGGCCAACGGCGACGAGCCGGTGGTGGCGCTGCGCAACGGCCGCCGCTGGCTGCCCGGTTACGAGCCCGTGCCGCTCGCCGAGGGACACCCGGCCACCCCGTTGCGGGAGGGCGGCGTCTACCTGGTGACCGGCGGGCTGGGCGGCATCGGGCTGGCCATGGCCGAACGGCTGGCGGCCGAATGCCGGGCCCGGCTGGTGCTCTTCGGACGCACCGGACTGCCACCACGCGAGCTGTGGCCGGAGATCCTGGCCGACCCCGCCGCCGGGGACGAGGTCCGCCGCCGGCTCACCGGCGTGCTGCGCCTGGAGGAACGGGGCGCGCAGGTCGCCGTGGTCACCGGCGACGTCGCCGACGAGGCCGACGCCCACCGCGCGGTCCGGGCCGGGATCGAACGCTGGGGCGCCCTGCACGGCGTGCTCCACGCGGCCGGGCTGCCCGGCATCGGGCTGATGCAGTTCAAGACCACCGGCGACATGCGCAAGGTCATGGCACCCAAGATCGACGGCACCCTGGCGCTGGAGGCGGCGCTGCGGGAGGTGCCGCTGGACTTCCTGTGCCTGTTCTCCTCCATCACCTCGGCGACCGGCGGCGGACCCGGCCAGGTCGACTACAGCGCCGCCAACGCCTTCCTCGACGCGTACGCGTGCGCCGCCGACCAGGGTCCCGGCGGGCGGCGCACGGTGGCGATCGGCTGGGGCGAGTGGACGTGGAACGCCTGGGAGGCCGGCCTGGCCGGCTACGACGCCGAGGTGCGGGCCTTCTTCCGGGAGAACCGGGCCCGCTTCGGCATCGGCTTCGACGAGGGCTGGCGCGCGCTGCTGCGGGCGCTGACCCAGGACGAGCCGTACGTCGTGGTCAACACCCAGGACTTCGCGCAGTACGTGCGGATCAGCCGCGACTTCACCGTGGACGCGGTCGGCGGCGCCCGTGTCGCCAGGCTGGAGGGCGGCCGCCATCCACGGCCCGACCTGGTCACCCCCTACGTGCTCCCGGCCGGACCCACCCAGCGGGCGATCGCGGAGGTCTGGTCCGATCTGCTCGGCGTGGAGAACGTCGGCGCCGACGACAACTTCTTCGACCTGGGCGGCAGTTCGCTGATCGGCATGGAGGTCATGGCCCGCGTCCGCCGCCGGCTCGGGGTCGAGGACCTCGCCCCGCACGTGCTGTACGAGGCGCCGACCGTCGCCTCGCTGGCCCGGTTCCTGGCCGCCGCCGGCGCCGTGGCCGACGGGGAGGCGCAGCCGGCCGGGACGGCGGACGGCGACGACGAACGGGCCCGCGGCGAGCAGCGCCGCCGCGTGCTGCGCCGGGGCCGGGCCCGGGAGGGGGAGCGGGCATGA